Proteins from a genomic interval of Schistocerca cancellata isolate TAMUIC-IGC-003103 chromosome 8, iqSchCanc2.1, whole genome shotgun sequence:
- the LOC126095369 gene encoding uncharacterized protein LOC126095369 translates to MSSYRPVSLVSGFSKIIEKAFLSKLITFFDKNNIISGSQHGFRPQRSTETATFNLINHVLNAVDNNRYVVVVVVVFRNKEKNLTASAKDITKRVSEWFTRKWLIVNPQKTILMNFHTDQNKNPAQPVVCVDYQDL, encoded by the exons aTGAGTAgctataggcctgtgtctctagTGTCAgggttttcaaaaattattgaaaaagcgttcctttcaaaactaattacattcttcgacaaaaataatattatttctggatctcaacatggcttcagaccacagcgatcaactgaaacagctactttcaatctgataaaccatgtcttaaatgctgTGGACAACaacagatatgttgttgttgttgttgtggtcttca ggaataaagaaaaaaatcttactgcatctgcaaaagatattacaaaaagagtgtctgaatggtttaccagaaagtggctaatagttaatccccaaaaaacgatactcatgaatttccacactgatcaaaataaaaatccggcacaacctgtCGTATGTGTAg attaccaagacttataa